The Phycisphaerae bacterium DNA window ATCCTGAAAACAGTAAAAGTTCCCGCTGCCGTGATAAGTATCGGCAATATCACCACGGGCGGAACGGGCAAGACGCCGCTGGTTGCATGGCTGTGCAATTATTTTACCGACAGGAATATCAAAACCGCTGTGCTGACAAGAGGCTACAAAGTCAAAAATTCTGTTTTTGCCGATGAGCCTGCAATGCTCGCCAAGGCTTCGCCGCAGGCGAAAGTCATAGTCAACCCGGACAGAATCGCCGGCGCAAAAAAAGCGATAAGCGAAAACAACGCCAAACTGCTGATTATGGACGACGGTTTTCAGCATCGAAAACTGGCAAGAGATGTCAATATAGTCGCTATTGACGCGACTGAACCGTTCGGCTATGAAAAACTTCTGCCCGCCGGCCTGCTGCGGGAACCTCTCGGCTCGCTGAAAAGAGCCGATGCAGTGGTAATAACACGTTCCAACCAGAACAGCCCTGAAAAAATCAGCGAAATTAAAAACAGGATATCGCAAATTAACCCTGATATTGTCTTTGCCGCGGCCGTGCATAAGCCACTATGCATAAAGCTTATAAAAGACCGGCAGATGCCGTTAAATGCACTTGCCGACAGGAAAATCTATGCTTTTTGCGGCATTGGAAACCCGGATGCCTTTTTTCAGACTCTGTCAGATATGGCTCTTAACATTGTCGGTACAAAAGTATATAATGACCACCATAAATACAGCGATGCCGATATCACGGCTATTTACGAAGACGCAAGATACAAACAGGCAGAGCTTGTCCTTACAACGCATAAGGACTGGATAAAAACCGCTCTTTTGTGTATTGATAAATTTGAAATACCGTTCGCCGCAATGCTCGTAGAACTTGCGTTTATTGACGGACAGGAAAAAGTCATCGCTCTTGTGAATAAGGCTCTTGAAAAATATGTATGACGAACTGATAAATATTGTACAAAACCTCGGCTCGCCCAAAGTGCTGCTGGCCGGAGATTTTCTGCTCGACATTTATGTTTACGGCGACGCCCTGAGAATAAGTCCGGAAGCGCCGGTGCCTGTTCTGAAAGTCGTCAGCAGAGAATACCGACCCGGCGGAGCAGCATCTGTCGCGGCGGACCTGGCGGCGCTTGGAGCAAAAACACTGTGCCTGGGTACGGTTGGAAAAGATGTAAACGCCCAAACTCTTAGAGAATTGCTTAAAAATACCGGCGCCGATATTTCCGGGCTGGTTGAAGTTGCCGACAGACCTACAATCACAAAACAAAGATTTGTCGGCCTTGCCCAGCATATTCATCCTCAGCAATTGTTAAGAGTAGACGAGGAAAAAGATGAGACTTTGAGTAACCAACACTATGAAAAACTTCTCGACCTGTACAAAAAGAAACTTTCGCAGGCCGATATCGTATGCCTGCAGGATTACAACAAAGGACTATTTGAAAAAGATTTTTGCGTTTCGCTGATTAAACTTGCCAAATCGGCGGGGAAAAAAGTTTTGATTGACCCTGCTCCAAAAGCGGATTTTGCAAAATACCGCGGTGCTTCGGTAATTACGCCCAACCGTCTCGAGGCATCAACAGCATCTGAAATTAACATAAAAACTATTGATGATGCCGCCAAAGCAGCGGTAATCCTTACCGAAAAACTTGATATCGATACCATTGTAATAACTCTGGATAAAGAAGGTTCATACCTGAAGACCGATTCCATCGAGCAGCATATTCCGACAATAGCGAGAAAAGTTTATGATGTCAGCGGCGCCGGAGATATGGTACTGG harbors:
- a CDS encoding bifunctional heptose 7-phosphate kinase/heptose 1-phosphate adenyltransferase, whose product is MYDELINIVQNLGSPKVLLAGDFLLDIYVYGDALRISPEAPVPVLKVVSREYRPGGAASVAADLAALGAKTLCLGTVGKDVNAQTLRELLKNTGADISGLVEVADRPTITKQRFVGLAQHIHPQQLLRVDEEKDETLSNQHYEKLLDLYKKKLSQADIVCLQDYNKGLFEKDFCVSLIKLAKSAGKKVLIDPAPKADFAKYRGASVITPNRLEASTASEINIKTIDDAAKAAVILTEKLDIDTIVITLDKEGSYLKTDSIEQHIPTIARKVYDVSGAGDMVLASLAAALAAGVDYKTAVEICNVAGGIEVEKFGTATVSIEEIVNELISRKQKSGSKIKSVDQLISQLKWHRGHKQKIVFTNGCFDVLHRGHIEFLSFCKKHGDIVVLGLNSDKSVKIIKGPERPINNQLDRAAVLSGLESVDYIVIFDEPDPLNIIKQVKPDVLVKGQDWAEKGVIGREFVESTGGEVVLAPLVEGKSSTNTIEKMKSLRKHSK
- the lpxK gene encoding tetraacyldisaccharide 4'-kinase; the encoded protein is MRSVLLVLSCFYRFAVALRNMLYDKSILKTVKVPAAVISIGNITTGGTGKTPLVAWLCNYFTDRNIKTAVLTRGYKVKNSVFADEPAMLAKASPQAKVIVNPDRIAGAKKAISENNAKLLIMDDGFQHRKLARDVNIVAIDATEPFGYEKLLPAGLLREPLGSLKRADAVVITRSNQNSPEKISEIKNRISQINPDIVFAAAVHKPLCIKLIKDRQMPLNALADRKIYAFCGIGNPDAFFQTLSDMALNIVGTKVYNDHHKYSDADITAIYEDARYKQAELVLTTHKDWIKTALLCIDKFEIPFAAMLVELAFIDGQEKVIALVNKALEKYV